The following are encoded together in the Mesoterricola sediminis genome:
- the menC gene encoding o-succinylbenzoate synthase: MGLSKNFQSLLEEPLGPLDRVDAVLVSVPFVEPFGTSVASWAVKEALLLRLEQDGAVGWGECVADPDPYYAGETTVTARHLIQAFLLPEARPGRTLGELLLSWRRVRGNEMAKATVENAFLDLIARRKGLPLHALLGQPARPIPSGISIGLRPTLPDLLAKVEEAVEQGYHRVKLKIQRGQDVAWVAAVRERFPDLPLMADANGDYSLADADHLAELDAFALTMIEQPLGYHDIVQHARLQPRLKTPLCLDESIHSLDDAEAALHLDACRILNIKQGRVGGLVESARIAALCAARGVPVWSGGMDETGLGRALNLHLQTLPGFTLPGDTSETRRYFREDIADPPVVLGPGGWIALPGGPGTGVTLDPARLERYTLGRERLQPPVS, encoded by the coding sequence TTGGGGCTGAGCAAAAATTTTCAGTCCCTCCTGGAGGAGCCCCTGGGGCCCCTGGACCGGGTGGATGCGGTCCTCGTGAGCGTCCCGTTCGTGGAGCCCTTCGGCACCAGCGTGGCCTCCTGGGCGGTGAAGGAGGCCCTCCTCCTGCGCCTGGAGCAGGACGGGGCGGTCGGCTGGGGCGAGTGCGTCGCCGATCCCGACCCCTACTACGCGGGCGAGACGACGGTCACCGCCCGGCACCTCATCCAGGCCTTCCTCCTGCCCGAGGCCCGGCCCGGGCGCACCCTGGGGGAGCTGCTGCTGAGCTGGCGGCGCGTGCGGGGCAACGAGATGGCCAAGGCCACGGTCGAGAACGCTTTCCTCGATCTCATCGCCCGCCGCAAGGGCCTGCCCCTCCACGCCCTGCTGGGCCAGCCGGCGCGGCCCATCCCGTCGGGCATCAGCATCGGCCTCCGGCCCACCCTCCCGGACCTCCTGGCCAAGGTGGAAGAGGCGGTCGAGCAGGGGTACCACCGGGTCAAGCTGAAGATCCAGCGGGGGCAGGACGTGGCCTGGGTGGCCGCCGTGCGCGAGCGGTTCCCCGACCTCCCCCTCATGGCGGACGCCAACGGCGACTACAGCCTGGCGGACGCGGACCACCTCGCCGAGCTGGACGCCTTCGCCCTGACCATGATCGAACAGCCCCTGGGCTACCACGACATCGTGCAGCACGCTCGCCTGCAACCCCGCCTGAAGACCCCCCTGTGCCTGGACGAGTCCATCCACAGCCTGGACGACGCGGAAGCGGCCCTGCACCTGGACGCCTGCCGCATCCTCAACATCAAGCAGGGGCGGGTCGGCGGCCTGGTTGAATCGGCCCGCATCGCCGCCCTCTGCGCGGCGCGGGGCGTGCCCGTGTGGTCGGGCGGCATGGACGAGACCGGCCTGGGCCGGGCCCTCAACCTCCACCTCCAGACCCTGCCCGGCTTCACCCTGCCCGGCGACACCTCCGAGACGCGCCGCTATTTCCGCGAGGACATCGCCGATCCCCCCGTCGTGCTGGGCCCCGGCGGCTGGATCGCGCTGCCCGGGGGCCCGGGCACCGGCGTCACCCTCGATCCCGCGCGCCTGGAACGCTACACCCTGGGGCGGGAACGCCTCCAGCCGCCCGTCTCCTGA
- a CDS encoding 5'-nucleotidase C-terminal domain-containing protein, which produces MKNLRTFLGSWAVGLALVAQTPLAPPRLDTATPTPVNATVPDDPELAKVLAPYSDEIHKSFGRVIAHLPEEIGRPRDRKAVGLFPLGYFLADIMREGAAKASGREIRFGFTNSGGLRRNLPAGDLRVQDIYEVMPFENELVIAEYTGQEIMQIVKEGIKRRGGEPCSGILASVTGDPKHPDVKITWSDGTAIDPAATYLAATTDYLLANGDGVPTLKNGRNVQLTGVPLRQLIIDTCEAKGKAGKDVVAPRVNRYTLSAEVVEAIRSQSLNL; this is translated from the coding sequence GTGAAGAATCTCCGAACGTTCCTTGGAAGCTGGGCGGTTGGCCTGGCCTTGGTCGCCCAGACCCCGCTCGCGCCGCCGCGCCTGGACACCGCCACGCCCACGCCCGTCAACGCCACCGTTCCGGACGATCCGGAGCTGGCCAAGGTGCTGGCGCCCTATTCCGATGAGATCCACAAGTCCTTCGGGCGGGTCATCGCGCACCTGCCCGAGGAGATCGGCCGCCCCCGGGACCGCAAGGCCGTCGGCCTCTTCCCCCTGGGCTACTTCCTGGCCGACATCATGCGGGAGGGCGCCGCCAAGGCCTCCGGCCGCGAAATCCGCTTCGGCTTCACCAACTCCGGCGGCCTCCGCCGGAACCTGCCCGCGGGCGACCTGCGCGTCCAGGACATCTACGAGGTGATGCCCTTCGAGAACGAGCTCGTCATCGCCGAATACACGGGCCAGGAGATCATGCAGATCGTCAAGGAGGGCATCAAGCGCCGCGGCGGCGAGCCCTGCTCGGGCATCCTGGCCTCCGTGACCGGCGACCCGAAGCATCCGGACGTGAAGATCACCTGGAGCGACGGCACCGCCATCGATCCCGCCGCGACCTACCTGGCGGCGACCACCGACTACCTGCTGGCCAACGGCGACGGCGTCCCGACCCTCAAGAACGGCCGCAACGTCCAGCTCACCGGCGTGCCCCTGCGCCAGCTCATCATCGACACCTGCGAGGCGAAGGGGAAGGCCGGGAAGGACGTCGTGGCCCCCCGGGTCAACCGCTACACCCTCTCCGCCGAGGTCGTCGAGGCCATCCGCTCCCAGTCCCTGAATCTCTAG
- a CDS encoding hybrid sensor histidine kinase/response regulator — MDSVSFEAPAPRPLALPLAAVALLAGGGAAAAAALPRVGGIRIAAALVLGVALAGAAASLDRARRSAAEAAGWRWTAASCLGMALQGVLVLLIPSLGWAAEHKQPLWFSVTAFYQVCGALALATWPWRRRTLGRALQSGLGASIFCSSILVILWSAVDWAALAGQAPFARTVFLTTSLRICLFGGISLYLLSDRPARWRGPLGWYILHAVGGGGFAAVLYAHRFQGQAWAQGPLVFVTVASASMAFLSAWSNVPVEPPPTPRERPALAWNQLPYAAFVLACVQVLAHHLRHPADSGIQALALAGILVPLLWRQVLLDRDLAAALTDLEARVEARTLDLEAAKARLVEEVGERSRAEAAQERHAAHLRTLLNTIPDLVWHKDALGRYRGCNLRFEDLVGRPEGDILGCTDEALLPAGTAEAFRANDLQAVVARGPVTAEETLTFPDGRVVTLETVRTPIMGPGGELLGVLGVGRDIGQRLRLEAERRRLERQVAGSQRLESLGGLAGGIAHDMNNVLGAILMMASAHEEQLPEDSRDRKAFGTIALAAERGGQMVKSLLNFARQAPMERTELDLNTVLKEVAQLLERTTLARVRLDLRLEPGLAPILGDAGTLSHAVMNLCVNAVDAMGGEGTLRLETASLPGGGVEARVTDTGCGMDADVLSRAMDPFFTTKEVGRGTGLGLSMVYGVMRAHQGEVEIRSEPGHGTCVTLRFPPPEAAAAAAAEPPAAAWRPLSLLVVDDDELVRRGLEELLEGLGHACVCTSRGEEALARLEAGGAWDAVLLDLNMPGLGGPATLARMRQARPGLPIVLITGKADRIARELVGEHPGVVLLPKPFNGPVLQRALAAAAG; from the coding sequence ATGGACTCAGTCTCTTTCGAAGCCCCCGCCCCGAGGCCGCTCGCGCTGCCCCTGGCGGCCGTGGCCCTGCTCGCGGGCGGCGGCGCGGCGGCGGCCGCGGCCCTTCCGCGGGTGGGGGGCATCCGGATCGCGGCCGCGCTGGTCCTCGGCGTCGCCCTCGCGGGGGCCGCCGCGTCCCTGGACCGGGCCCGGCGCAGCGCGGCCGAGGCCGCGGGCTGGCGCTGGACCGCCGCCTCGTGCCTGGGCATGGCCCTCCAGGGCGTCCTCGTCCTCCTCATCCCCAGCCTGGGCTGGGCGGCGGAGCACAAGCAGCCCCTCTGGTTCTCGGTGACGGCCTTCTACCAGGTCTGCGGCGCGCTGGCCCTCGCCACCTGGCCGTGGCGGCGGAGGACCCTCGGCCGGGCCCTCCAGAGCGGGCTCGGCGCCTCCATCTTCTGCAGCTCCATCCTGGTCATCCTCTGGTCGGCCGTGGATTGGGCCGCGCTCGCGGGGCAAGCCCCCTTCGCGCGGACCGTGTTCCTGACCACGAGCCTGCGCATCTGCCTCTTCGGGGGCATCTCCCTCTACCTGCTCTCGGACCGGCCCGCGCGCTGGCGGGGGCCCCTGGGCTGGTACATCCTGCACGCGGTGGGGGGCGGCGGCTTCGCGGCGGTCCTCTACGCCCACCGGTTCCAGGGCCAGGCCTGGGCCCAGGGGCCGCTGGTCTTCGTGACGGTGGCCAGCGCCTCCATGGCCTTCCTGTCGGCCTGGTCCAACGTCCCGGTGGAGCCTCCGCCGACGCCGCGGGAGCGGCCCGCCCTGGCCTGGAACCAGCTGCCGTACGCGGCCTTCGTGCTGGCCTGCGTCCAGGTGCTCGCGCACCACCTGCGGCACCCCGCCGATTCGGGGATCCAGGCCCTGGCCCTGGCGGGGATCCTCGTGCCCCTCCTCTGGCGCCAGGTTCTCCTGGACAGGGACCTGGCCGCGGCCCTCACGGACCTGGAGGCCCGGGTGGAGGCCCGGACCCTGGACCTGGAGGCGGCCAAGGCGCGGCTCGTGGAGGAGGTCGGCGAGCGGTCCCGGGCGGAGGCGGCCCAGGAGCGCCACGCGGCGCACCTCCGGACCCTGCTCAACACCATCCCGGACCTGGTCTGGCACAAGGACGCCCTGGGCCGCTACCGGGGCTGCAACCTGAGGTTCGAGGACCTCGTCGGGCGTCCCGAGGGCGACATCCTGGGCTGCACGGACGAGGCGCTCCTGCCCGCCGGCACCGCCGAGGCCTTCCGGGCCAACGATCTCCAGGCCGTGGTGGCGCGCGGTCCCGTGACCGCCGAGGAGACCCTGACCTTCCCCGACGGCCGGGTGGTGACCCTGGAGACGGTGCGGACGCCCATCATGGGCCCCGGCGGCGAACTCCTCGGCGTCCTGGGGGTGGGGCGCGACATCGGGCAGCGGCTGCGCCTGGAGGCGGAGCGGCGCCGCCTCGAGCGGCAGGTCGCGGGGAGCCAGCGCCTCGAAAGCCTGGGCGGCCTGGCGGGCGGGATCGCCCACGACATGAACAACGTCCTGGGCGCCATCCTCATGATGGCGAGCGCCCACGAGGAGCAGCTCCCCGAGGACAGCCGGGACCGGAAGGCCTTCGGCACCATCGCCCTGGCCGCGGAACGGGGCGGGCAGATGGTCAAGAGCCTCCTCAACTTCGCCCGCCAGGCCCCCATGGAGCGGACCGAGCTGGACCTCAACACGGTGCTGAAGGAAGTGGCCCAGCTCCTGGAGCGGACCACCCTCGCGCGGGTCCGCCTGGACCTGCGCCTCGAGCCGGGCCTGGCGCCGATCCTGGGCGACGCGGGCACCCTGTCCCACGCCGTCATGAACCTGTGCGTGAACGCCGTGGACGCCATGGGCGGGGAGGGGACCCTCCGGCTGGAGACCGCGAGCCTGCCCGGGGGCGGGGTCGAGGCCCGGGTCACGGACACCGGCTGCGGCATGGACGCCGACGTCCTCAGCCGGGCCATGGACCCCTTCTTCACCACCAAGGAGGTGGGGCGGGGCACCGGCCTGGGCCTCTCCATGGTCTACGGGGTCATGCGCGCCCACCAGGGCGAGGTGGAGATCCGGAGCGAGCCCGGCCACGGCACCTGCGTCACCCTGCGCTTTCCCCCGCCGGAGGCGGCGGCCGCGGCGGCCGCGGAACCGCCGGCCGCGGCCTGGCGCCCCCTGTCGCTCCTGGTGGTGGACGACGACGAGCTCGTGCGGCGCGGCCTGGAGGAGCTCCTGGAAGGCCTCGGCCATGCCTGCGTCTGCACCTCCCGGGGCGAGGAGGCCCTGGCGCGCCTGGAGGCGGGGGGCGCCTGGGATGCCGTCCTGCTGGACCTCAACATGCCCGGCCTGGGCGGCCCGGCCACCCTCGCGCGCATGCGCCAGGCGCGGCCCGGCCTCCCCATCGTCCTGATCACGGGCAAGGCGGACCGCATCGCCCGGGAGCTCGTCGGGGAGCACCCCGGCGTGGTCCTGCTCCCCAAGCCCTTCAACGGCCCCGTCCTCCAGCGGGCCCTGGCCGCCGCCGCGGGCTGA
- a CDS encoding bifunctional metallophosphatase/5'-nucleotidase — translation MERRTFIQALGAATATAAAGLPLRAQDASATGRVTLLHTNDTHSRIEPYGPGSEKNLEGRGGMARRATLVRQVRRTTPNVLLLDAGDVFQGTPFFNQYKGHLDYKLMSLCGYDAGTLGNHDFDNGVEGLVAAMEDAKFDFVNCNFDAKGAPKLAARLKPWIIKEFPGVKVGITGCCIDFKGLVSAKNHAGVDWREPAEALKPVVAHLREKERVDLVVVLSHLGFDVKSASIDDKRLAVAVPGIDVIIGGHTHTFMDAPLKIQNAAGETEIFQVGHSGVNLGRMDYAVRKGVKVASSGMALQVLA, via the coding sequence ATGGAACGCCGCACCTTCATCCAGGCCCTCGGGGCCGCCACCGCCACCGCCGCCGCGGGCCTGCCGCTCCGCGCGCAGGACGCCTCCGCCACCGGCCGCGTCACCCTCCTCCACACCAACGACACCCACTCCCGCATCGAGCCCTACGGCCCCGGCAGCGAGAAGAACCTGGAGGGCCGGGGCGGCATGGCCCGCCGGGCCACCCTGGTGAGGCAGGTCCGCCGCACCACCCCCAACGTCCTCCTGCTGGACGCGGGGGACGTGTTCCAGGGCACCCCCTTCTTCAACCAGTACAAGGGCCACCTCGACTACAAGCTCATGAGCCTCTGCGGGTACGACGCCGGGACCCTGGGCAACCACGACTTCGACAACGGCGTCGAGGGCCTGGTGGCGGCCATGGAGGACGCCAAGTTCGACTTCGTGAACTGCAACTTCGACGCCAAGGGCGCCCCCAAGCTGGCTGCGCGCCTGAAGCCCTGGATCATCAAGGAGTTCCCCGGCGTGAAGGTGGGCATCACCGGCTGCTGCATCGACTTCAAGGGCCTGGTCTCCGCCAAGAACCACGCCGGCGTCGACTGGCGGGAGCCCGCTGAGGCCCTGAAGCCCGTGGTGGCCCACCTCCGCGAGAAGGAGCGGGTCGACCTGGTGGTGGTCCTCAGCCACCTGGGCTTCGACGTCAAGTCGGCCAGCATCGACGACAAGCGCCTCGCCGTCGCGGTGCCCGGCATCGATGTGATCATCGGCGGCCACACCCACACCTTCATGGACGCCCCCCTGAAGATCCAGAACGCCGCCGGCGAGACGGAGATCTTCCAGGTGGGCCACAGCGGCGTGAACCTCGGCCGCATGGACTACGCGGTCCGGAAGGGCGTCAAGGTCGCCTCCAGCGGCATGGCCCTGCAAGTCCTGGCCTGA
- a CDS encoding MFS transporter, which yields MEHTPSYRFRRFLNWFPLGLTYATMYMGRYNFNVVKNDIGAWYHLDKAQMGIIATAGFWTYGLAVAINGPLADRIGGRKAILMGAVGAALVNLAVGFLFLNGWTARLLVSMSLLWSLNMYFQSFGALSVVKVNSTWFHVRERGVFGGIFGVMISSGYFLATTVGAWLLARFSSWTVIWFVPVGAMGLMAFVDYLLVRNRPSHAGHPDFDTGDGSGAHLAEDKPLPMKELLGKVIGNPVIVALIFAEFCTGFVRQGVMLYFTEYLDEVYHLSKRATLFGATGVSFMLGGIFGGLLCGWMSDKLFQSRRPPVAFIFYLVQVVMLCLLGMALGRGTHGGQIWAIVLLGLAAMFIFGVHGMLSGTASMDFGGRKAAATVAGALDGIQYIGSGLTGFGLGWVLRTWGWDGSAAPGHAPAHAWVWAGCIIPFSLIGAAIMTTIWRARPQSGAAH from the coding sequence ATGGAACACACCCCCTCGTACCGGTTCAGGCGCTTCCTGAACTGGTTCCCCCTTGGCTTGACCTACGCAACCATGTACATGGGCCGGTACAACTTCAATGTCGTCAAGAACGACATCGGGGCCTGGTACCACCTCGACAAGGCCCAGATGGGCATCATCGCCACCGCCGGCTTCTGGACGTACGGCCTGGCCGTCGCCATCAACGGGCCCTTGGCCGATCGCATCGGGGGCCGGAAGGCCATCCTCATGGGCGCCGTGGGCGCGGCCCTCGTCAACCTGGCGGTGGGTTTCCTCTTCCTGAACGGCTGGACGGCCCGCCTCCTCGTATCCATGAGCCTCCTCTGGAGCCTCAACATGTACTTCCAGAGCTTCGGCGCCCTGTCCGTGGTCAAGGTGAACAGCACCTGGTTCCACGTGCGGGAGCGCGGGGTGTTCGGCGGCATCTTCGGGGTGATGATCAGCTCCGGGTACTTCCTGGCGACGACGGTGGGAGCCTGGCTCCTGGCGCGGTTCAGCAGCTGGACCGTGATCTGGTTCGTGCCCGTGGGCGCCATGGGCCTCATGGCCTTCGTGGACTACCTGCTGGTGCGGAACCGGCCCAGCCACGCCGGGCACCCGGACTTCGACACCGGCGACGGCAGCGGCGCCCATCTGGCCGAGGACAAGCCCCTCCCCATGAAGGAGCTGCTGGGCAAGGTGATCGGCAACCCGGTCATCGTGGCCCTCATCTTCGCCGAGTTCTGCACGGGCTTCGTGCGCCAGGGCGTGATGCTCTACTTCACGGAGTACCTGGACGAGGTGTACCACCTCTCCAAGCGGGCCACCCTCTTCGGGGCCACCGGGGTCTCCTTCATGCTGGGCGGCATCTTCGGCGGCCTCCTCTGCGGCTGGATGAGCGACAAGCTCTTCCAGAGCCGCCGGCCCCCCGTCGCGTTCATCTTCTACCTGGTGCAGGTCGTCATGCTCTGCCTGCTCGGGATGGCCCTGGGCCGCGGGACCCACGGCGGCCAGATCTGGGCCATCGTCCTGCTGGGCCTGGCGGCCATGTTCATCTTCGGCGTCCACGGCATGCTCAGCGGCACCGCCTCCATGGACTTCGGCGGCCGCAAGGCCGCGGCCACCGTGGCGGGGGCCCTGGACGGCATCCAGTACATCGGCTCCGGCCTGACCGGCTTCGGCCTGGGCTGGGTGCTGCGCACCTGGGGCTGGGACGGCTCCGCCGCGCCGGGCCACGCGCCGGCCCACGCCTGGGTGTGGGCGGGCTGCATCATCCCTTTCAGCCTCATCGGCGCGGCCATCATGACCACCATCTGGCGGGCCCGCCCCCAGTCCGGCGCCGCCCACTGA
- a CDS encoding putative Ig domain-containing protein, producing the protein MRISTPLKGLPLALAAGLTLALPLATLGCTNPTKDQPGTPAPAVSGFYVTSNANAKKTDTTNDIYVTTGDTVYARATFATTNGSAVISPGNIQVTSNSPVTLGAVTAPTTYTLTVTSGNGQTATATAKVTPVALPTAPVTAPASVTRDTTGLTASVPAVAGSTYQWSITNGTITAGAAANQVTFTSGSAGTAGAAGSMTVTCKVTSAAKVSTTGSATIPVLAVVPSGLTYAASPVEGYVNVPLTIAPPTFAGDAVQAFSVAPALPDGLTLNALTGAITGKPTTVTAPKTYVITATNSGGTATANLLLGIQPQPSISLTASPSTIGPNGGAILSWAVDSSVASFTIDQGVQTTPFVVTTVHSGTYNVAPTATTTYTMTANLVAGGTVQMPATVTLDTAPLAITSFTSEKANTTFGASDKLSWVLTGTPNTLTVNGQSVLGNTNTSVIPVRRQTFTLNAVNGAANVSQSVVVPAMGLDTVAGSINGPGMSDSATASLAQFNGPRQIAADAAGNIFIADASSHTVRRYDATTGAVTTIAGIPGFAGNLDGTTGNSQLSNPRGIAVSADGTAVYVLDFGNTAIRKIALSGGVWTSSTIAPTGTLAGNGYGQATLDPTGAFLVFVDYNQHAVKVLRLSDNSLMVYAGSTTGTSGYGHIDLTTAGPLTNARFDNPEGIAFNKAGNWIYITEAYKTTSYIRAIQWTAPAATGAMATPSGLCYTLAGAGAQGYQDGTGASAYFYGAASMCVDANDVIWVADSSNAVIRQITVPSIGMNTGVVTTFAGTTPTGTVTAPVAVTGNVDGALTAAKFNNPQGILAIGTDLYVSEVNNSTIRKINASGVTTPIGMATQPGNVDDTGTAARFSAPMGVAAFGGYAYVADNGNASLRKVRISDGQATTLATGFSAIRGVAADKNGRIYVADATAKTITEVAADGTKTTILATGLTAPQNLAVSPADPSLLYVVDGGAIFEVTVQRGTDGTFSQATITKTIGSQSQSGFVDSTTLTTTRFRTSGSGSVAGLVVDQAGNIYVADNANYAIRKIAAGTYATTTLAGITGTATYGFLDATGTSAKFNYLTGLAGQWDANGALVGLWISDRGNHAIRRFDMGTGAVTTVIGLANNNAAARIGAAPGTIGTGSNGSLYQPLGVATDSNGDLFIVTNNGLMQATLIGSAQ; encoded by the coding sequence ATGCGAATCTCCACGCCCCTCAAGGGCCTGCCCCTGGCCCTGGCGGCTGGCCTCACCCTGGCCCTGCCCCTGGCGACCCTGGGCTGCACCAATCCCACCAAGGACCAGCCGGGCACCCCCGCCCCGGCCGTCTCGGGCTTCTACGTCACCAGCAACGCCAACGCCAAGAAGACCGACACCACCAACGACATCTACGTCACCACCGGCGACACCGTCTACGCCCGGGCCACCTTCGCCACGACGAACGGCTCGGCCGTCATCTCCCCGGGCAACATCCAGGTGACCTCCAACAGCCCGGTCACCCTGGGCGCCGTCACCGCGCCGACCACGTACACCCTCACCGTGACGAGCGGCAATGGCCAGACGGCCACCGCCACCGCCAAGGTGACCCCCGTGGCCCTGCCCACGGCTCCCGTGACGGCCCCGGCCTCCGTGACCCGCGACACCACCGGCCTCACCGCCAGCGTCCCCGCCGTCGCCGGCTCCACCTACCAGTGGTCCATCACCAACGGCACCATCACCGCCGGCGCCGCGGCCAACCAGGTGACCTTCACCTCCGGCTCCGCGGGCACCGCGGGCGCCGCCGGCTCCATGACGGTCACCTGCAAGGTGACCAGCGCCGCCAAGGTCTCGACGACGGGTTCGGCCACGATCCCGGTCCTGGCGGTCGTGCCCTCGGGCCTGACCTACGCCGCCAGCCCCGTCGAAGGCTACGTGAACGTGCCCCTCACCATCGCCCCGCCCACCTTCGCCGGGGACGCGGTGCAGGCCTTCTCCGTGGCCCCGGCCCTGCCGGACGGCCTCACCCTGAACGCCCTGACGGGCGCCATCACCGGCAAGCCCACCACCGTCACCGCCCCCAAGACCTACGTCATCACCGCCACGAACAGCGGCGGCACGGCCACGGCCAACCTGCTCCTGGGCATCCAGCCCCAGCCCAGCATCTCCCTCACCGCCAGCCCCTCCACCATCGGGCCCAACGGCGGCGCCATCCTCTCCTGGGCCGTGGACAGCTCCGTGGCCAGCTTCACCATCGACCAGGGCGTCCAGACCACGCCCTTCGTGGTCACGACCGTCCACAGCGGCACCTACAACGTGGCGCCCACGGCGACCACCACGTACACCATGACCGCGAACCTGGTCGCCGGCGGCACCGTCCAGATGCCCGCCACCGTGACCCTGGACACCGCGCCCCTGGCCATCACGAGCTTCACCTCCGAGAAGGCCAACACCACGTTCGGCGCCAGCGACAAGCTGAGCTGGGTCCTGACCGGCACCCCCAACACCCTGACCGTCAACGGCCAGAGCGTGCTGGGCAACACCAACACCAGCGTCATCCCGGTGCGCCGCCAGACCTTCACCCTGAACGCCGTCAACGGCGCCGCCAACGTCAGCCAGTCCGTGGTCGTGCCCGCCATGGGCCTCGACACGGTGGCCGGCAGCATCAACGGCCCCGGCATGAGCGACAGCGCCACGGCCTCCCTGGCCCAGTTCAACGGCCCCCGCCAGATCGCGGCCGACGCGGCCGGCAACATCTTCATCGCCGACGCCAGCAGCCACACCGTGCGCCGCTACGACGCGACCACCGGCGCGGTCACCACGATCGCCGGCATCCCCGGCTTCGCCGGCAACCTCGACGGCACCACGGGCAACTCCCAGCTGAGCAACCCCCGCGGGATCGCCGTCAGCGCCGACGGCACCGCCGTCTACGTCCTGGACTTCGGCAACACCGCCATCCGCAAGATCGCCCTCAGCGGCGGCGTCTGGACCTCCTCCACCATCGCCCCCACCGGCACCCTCGCGGGCAACGGCTACGGCCAGGCGACCCTGGATCCCACCGGCGCCTTCCTGGTCTTCGTCGACTACAACCAGCACGCCGTCAAGGTCCTCCGCCTCAGCGACAACAGCCTCATGGTCTACGCGGGTTCCACCACCGGCACCTCCGGCTACGGCCACATCGACCTGACCACGGCCGGGCCCCTCACCAACGCCCGCTTCGACAACCCCGAAGGCATCGCCTTCAACAAGGCCGGGAACTGGATCTACATCACCGAGGCCTACAAGACCACCAGCTACATCCGGGCCATCCAGTGGACCGCCCCCGCCGCCACCGGCGCGATGGCGACCCCCAGCGGCCTCTGCTACACCCTCGCGGGCGCGGGCGCCCAGGGCTACCAGGACGGCACCGGCGCCTCGGCCTACTTCTACGGCGCGGCCTCCATGTGCGTGGACGCCAACGACGTCATCTGGGTCGCCGACTCCAGCAACGCCGTGATCCGCCAGATCACCGTCCCCTCCATCGGCATGAACACCGGGGTGGTCACCACCTTCGCCGGCACCACGCCCACGGGCACCGTCACGGCCCCCGTGGCGGTCACCGGCAATGTGGACGGCGCCCTGACCGCCGCCAAGTTCAACAACCCCCAGGGCATCCTCGCGATCGGGACCGACCTCTACGTGTCCGAGGTGAACAACAGCACGATCCGCAAGATCAACGCCTCCGGCGTCACCACGCCCATCGGCATGGCCACCCAGCCCGGCAACGTGGACGACACGGGCACCGCCGCCCGCTTCAGCGCGCCCATGGGCGTCGCGGCCTTCGGCGGTTACGCCTACGTGGCCGACAACGGCAACGCCTCCCTGCGCAAGGTCCGGATCAGTGACGGCCAGGCCACCACGCTCGCCACCGGCTTCAGCGCCATCCGCGGCGTGGCCGCCGACAAGAACGGCCGCATCTACGTGGCCGACGCCACCGCGAAGACGATCACCGAGGTCGCCGCCGACGGCACCAAGACCACGATCCTGGCCACCGGCCTCACGGCGCCCCAGAACCTGGCCGTGAGCCCCGCCGATCCCAGCCTGCTCTACGTGGTTGACGGCGGCGCCATCTTCGAGGTCACCGTCCAGCGCGGCACCGACGGCACCTTCAGCCAGGCGACCATCACCAAGACCATCGGCAGCCAGAGCCAGAGCGGCTTCGTGGACAGCACCACCCTCACCACCACCCGGTTCCGCACCAGCGGCTCCGGCTCCGTGGCCGGCCTCGTGGTCGACCAGGCCGGTAACATCTACGTGGCCGACAACGCCAACTACGCGATCCGCAAGATCGCGGCCGGCACCTACGCCACCACCACCCTCGCCGGCATCACCGGCACGGCCACCTACGGCTTCCTGGACGCCACCGGCACCTCGGCCAAGTTCAACTACCTGACCGGCCTGGCCGGCCAGTGGGACGCCAACGGCGCCCTCGTGGGCCTCTGGATCTCCGATCGCGGCAACCACGCCATCCGCCGCTTCGACATGGGCACCGGCGCCGTGACCACGGTCATCGGCCTGGCCAACAACAACGCCGCCGCCCGCATCGGCGCCGCCCCCGGCACCATCGGCACCGGGTCCAACGGCAGCCTCTACCAGCCCCTGGGCGTCGCCACCGACAGCAACGGCGACCTCTTCATCGTGACCAACAACGGCCTCATGCAGGCCACCCTGATCGGCTCCGCCCAGTAG